A window from Aminiphilus circumscriptus DSM 16581 encodes these proteins:
- a CDS encoding serine hydrolase domain-containing protein produces MDTKQRKNSTGGNKNGGGGNGKNTPPKKAAPPQAPARARTGHPVMLFPVVMLLFWAVLSVVLRAPETPPAPEEPAAIPAPQAAEDALSQETAPAEPYAFSKAEVTRFAREALAEHPRMSLTVALMADGKTAWELAFGIADRETGRPAAPDTIFGIGSESKVFAAAAAMKLVEEGKLDLDRPVTDYLPDFAMRSPEAKDLTVGMLLDHSSGFPGSTYRGGFTSRPRPSYPADVRASLEQSRLKHAPGYMHVYCNDGFTLFEHVLRAVTGVPYPEYVAREVFAPLGMTHSSFPLEPLPEGSYAKGYPDDGDLLPLEYTNPCASGGIRSTAGDLANFLAMIAGGGAWGDVRILSEESVAATAKDRTEGSFRLVDTKVVRYGLGWDSVAQPGLGVLGHAALAKNGGTAYYFSQLIVLPEANLGVAVLSANSAGVNLAALAELALLAALVDRGTLAALPAPLSPDLLPEATPAPEDIERYSGFFANHEKLYFLQADAKGGLDLRVRSGDAWESAAEGLHYRENGRYSGNKGARYPEYFFVRGDGRDYIAAEMPFGHGHYTDAMPIMQRLVPGAPLSPAWKARLDTAWLAADEPAASLLWPSGPDPRLRLHAVEGLDGHLFVQSDVTGGGFQHVNAARGDDTHALMDLLLPTALGRDLSDLEILPKGDKEWLRFQGYTFRPLDSVSKAPAQGEMLFLGGGDDIRWLFLPPESGTVAIEGSPEADLRWVLWDAHFVCVGEGWGAAELALPEGGAYLAVWAAPGKPFKVVSAPKP; encoded by the coding sequence ATGGACACGAAACAGCGCAAAAACAGCACCGGCGGCAACAAGAACGGCGGGGGCGGAAACGGCAAGAACACCCCTCCGAAGAAGGCGGCACCGCCCCAGGCTCCGGCGCGGGCGCGGACGGGACACCCAGTGATGCTCTTTCCGGTGGTGATGCTCCTCTTCTGGGCGGTCCTCTCCGTGGTGCTGCGGGCACCCGAGACACCACCCGCACCGGAAGAACCCGCCGCCATCCCCGCGCCCCAGGCAGCCGAGGACGCCCTCTCGCAGGAAACCGCTCCGGCGGAGCCCTACGCCTTCTCCAAGGCGGAGGTGACGCGCTTCGCCCGAGAGGCGCTCGCCGAGCATCCCCGCATGTCCCTCACCGTGGCGCTCATGGCGGACGGCAAAACCGCCTGGGAACTCGCCTTCGGCATCGCCGACCGCGAAACAGGGCGGCCCGCCGCGCCGGATACCATCTTCGGCATCGGCTCGGAGAGCAAGGTCTTCGCCGCCGCCGCCGCGATGAAGCTCGTGGAGGAGGGCAAACTCGACCTCGACCGTCCCGTGACGGACTACCTGCCGGACTTCGCCATGCGCTCCCCCGAGGCCAAGGATCTCACGGTGGGCATGCTCCTGGACCATTCCTCGGGCTTCCCCGGCTCCACCTACCGGGGCGGCTTCACCTCCCGCCCCCGCCCCTCCTATCCGGCGGACGTGCGGGCCTCGCTGGAACAGAGCCGCCTCAAGCACGCCCCGGGGTACATGCACGTGTACTGCAACGACGGTTTCACCCTCTTCGAGCATGTCCTTCGGGCCGTGACGGGCGTTCCCTATCCGGAGTACGTGGCCCGGGAGGTCTTTGCTCCCCTGGGCATGACGCACAGCAGCTTTCCCCTGGAGCCGCTTCCCGAGGGAAGCTATGCCAAGGGATATCCCGACGACGGAGACCTTCTTCCCCTGGAATACACCAATCCCTGCGCGAGCGGCGGCATCCGCTCCACCGCGGGGGACCTGGCGAACTTCCTCGCCATGATCGCCGGCGGCGGCGCCTGGGGAGACGTGCGCATCCTCTCCGAGGAATCCGTCGCGGCCACGGCGAAAGACCGTACCGAGGGGAGCTTCCGCCTCGTGGACACCAAGGTCGTCCGCTATGGTCTGGGATGGGATTCGGTGGCGCAGCCCGGACTGGGTGTCCTGGGACATGCCGCCCTTGCGAAGAACGGCGGCACCGCCTACTATTTCTCCCAACTGATCGTGCTCCCCGAGGCGAATCTCGGCGTGGCGGTGCTCAGCGCCAACAGCGCCGGCGTGAACCTCGCCGCCCTGGCGGAGCTGGCCCTTCTTGCGGCGCTGGTGGACCGGGGAACCCTCGCAGCCCTTCCGGCCCCGCTCTCGCCGGATCTGCTCCCCGAGGCGACGCCCGCCCCGGAGGACATCGAGAGATACTCGGGCTTCTTCGCCAACCACGAGAAACTCTACTTCCTTCAGGCCGACGCAAAGGGCGGACTGGACCTGCGCGTCCGCAGCGGCGATGCCTGGGAATCCGCTGCGGAGGGACTGCACTACCGGGAGAACGGACGCTACTCCGGAAACAAGGGCGCCCGCTATCCCGAATATTTCTTCGTCCGGGGCGACGGCAGGGACTACATCGCGGCGGAGATGCCCTTCGGCCACGGACATTACACAGACGCCATGCCCATCATGCAGCGCCTCGTCCCCGGAGCGCCCCTCTCCCCGGCCTGGAAGGCACGCCTGGACACGGCCTGGCTCGCCGCGGACGAACCGGCGGCATCCCTGCTGTGGCCGTCGGGACCGGACCCGCGGCTCCGCCTCCACGCCGTGGAGGGGCTCGACGGGCATCTCTTCGTGCAGAGCGACGTGACCGGCGGCGGATTCCAGCACGTGAACGCCGCCCGGGGCGACGACACCCACGCCCTCATGGACTTGCTTCTTCCCACCGCTTTGGGACGTGACCTGAGCGACCTGGAGATTCTTCCCAAGGGCGACAAAGAGTGGCTCCGCTTCCAGGGGTACACGTTCCGCCCTCTCGACTCCGTGTCCAAGGCCCCCGCACAGGGGGAGATGCTCTTTTTGGGCGGCGGCGACGACATCCGGTGGCTCTTCCTTCCCCCCGAGAGCGGCACGGTGGCCATTGAAGGCTCCCCCGAGGCGGACCTGCGGTGGGTTCTCTGGGACGCGCACTTCGTCTGCGTCGGCGAGGGATGGGGCGCGGCGGAACTCGCCCTCCCCGAGGGCGGCGCCTATCTGGCCGTCTGGGCCGCGCCGGGAAAGCCCTTCAAGGTCGTCTCCGCGCCAAAGCCGTAA
- a CDS encoding methyl-accepting chemotaxis protein: MWKGLRIRTKILVGVLPLVVAVFAAMIGYVAVEARKLAVRDALDRAEQTALVYAGRFGDTLNDAMGSARSLAATLAGMRTAGSPSREVALSVMKSLAEATPSYLGVWTVWEPDAFDGKDREFSGAPGHDASGRLVAYWNRASGSLLLEPCVDYDNPEAWDYYRRSLDTGKEVIMEPFVYAVGGKNVLLVSLCVPIVVDGKALGVAGVDIATDTIQEMVKKTRIFGSGTLTVIAGDGTLAGHPKDELVGKKITDPKIAAPNAATTLARIARGETFTLREYSAAFGSDVFKVHVPLSVGRTETPWSVVVLAPEAAIFAGVDHLGRVTAAGAVLGIVLLCAVMFFLAGSIARPLSTLTGRMRTFASGDLTVRFSEGNAQGGADEVALMARSLDEMASSLGAALEDVRSAAEDAAGSAESLAALSEEAVASMEEVKSSIDAVADLSGRNAEALASTNAGVEEISSGAASAANAASEGAEAASGTAAGSERAVARVEGVIEKVQAMGEKAEESFKSMDRVATSVSSITRFVTTIKQIADQTNLLALNAAIEAARAGEAGRGFAVVAEEVRKLAEESNGAAKQVESLISSLQADTKRSLDVTAEAGGIMKETVAAAAEAEKELKQALAEIARVDDVMQNIAAAAQEQAAASAEMAEGIDRAAKGTGEMAKNLESIKDAADETSKAAESVAREASSVSEGTELIRNRLAVFRTGGISSSSASVPATSGSLRALPKAT; the protein is encoded by the coding sequence ATGTGGAAAGGGTTGCGGATTCGGACGAAGATACTGGTCGGAGTGTTGCCTCTCGTGGTGGCGGTGTTCGCCGCCATGATCGGCTATGTGGCCGTGGAGGCGCGGAAACTCGCGGTTCGGGACGCCCTGGACCGGGCGGAGCAGACCGCGCTGGTCTACGCGGGGCGTTTCGGCGACACGCTGAACGATGCCATGGGATCCGCCCGCTCCCTCGCGGCGACGCTGGCGGGCATGCGCACGGCGGGCTCTCCCTCCCGCGAGGTGGCTCTTTCGGTCATGAAGAGCCTCGCCGAGGCCACTCCGTCCTATCTGGGCGTGTGGACCGTCTGGGAGCCCGACGCCTTCGACGGAAAGGACCGGGAGTTCTCCGGCGCGCCGGGGCACGACGCGTCGGGGCGCCTTGTCGCCTACTGGAACCGCGCTTCGGGGAGCCTCCTTCTCGAACCCTGCGTGGACTACGACAATCCCGAGGCCTGGGACTACTATAGGCGCTCCCTGGACACGGGGAAAGAGGTGATCATGGAGCCCTTTGTCTACGCGGTGGGGGGAAAAAACGTGCTTCTCGTGAGCCTCTGCGTTCCCATCGTCGTGGACGGAAAAGCCCTGGGCGTCGCGGGGGTGGATATCGCCACCGACACCATCCAGGAGATGGTGAAGAAAACCCGCATCTTCGGCAGCGGTACCCTGACGGTCATCGCCGGAGACGGCACGCTCGCGGGGCATCCGAAGGACGAACTGGTCGGAAAGAAGATCACCGATCCGAAGATTGCCGCGCCCAACGCGGCGACGACGCTGGCGCGCATCGCCCGGGGAGAGACGTTCACCCTGCGGGAATATTCCGCGGCGTTCGGGAGCGATGTCTTCAAGGTGCACGTTCCCCTCTCGGTGGGACGCACGGAAACGCCCTGGAGCGTGGTCGTGCTGGCGCCGGAGGCGGCGATCTTCGCGGGGGTGGACCACCTTGGGCGCGTCACCGCCGCAGGAGCCGTCCTGGGAATCGTGCTGCTCTGCGCGGTGATGTTCTTCCTCGCGGGAAGCATCGCCCGTCCTTTGAGCACCCTCACCGGGCGGATGCGCACCTTTGCCTCGGGGGATCTGACGGTGCGTTTTTCCGAGGGGAATGCCCAGGGCGGGGCGGACGAAGTGGCCCTCATGGCCCGTTCCCTGGACGAGATGGCGTCCTCGCTCGGCGCCGCCCTGGAGGACGTGCGCTCCGCCGCGGAGGATGCGGCGGGCTCCGCCGAATCTCTCGCGGCCCTGTCGGAGGAAGCCGTGGCCTCCATGGAGGAAGTGAAGAGTTCCATCGATGCCGTGGCGGATCTTTCCGGGCGAAACGCCGAAGCGCTGGCCTCGACCAACGCGGGAGTGGAGGAGATCTCCTCCGGTGCGGCGAGCGCGGCGAACGCCGCGTCGGAAGGCGCCGAGGCGGCCTCGGGAACCGCCGCGGGAAGCGAGCGGGCCGTCGCCCGGGTGGAGGGCGTCATCGAAAAAGTTCAGGCCATGGGCGAAAAGGCCGAGGAATCCTTCAAAAGCATGGATCGCGTGGCCACGTCGGTGAGTTCCATCACGCGGTTTGTCACTACCATCAAACAGATCGCGGACCAGACGAACCTGCTTGCCCTGAACGCCGCCATCGAGGCGGCCCGGGCGGGCGAGGCGGGGCGGGGATTTGCGGTGGTGGCGGAGGAAGTGCGAAAACTGGCGGAGGAATCCAATGGAGCGGCCAAGCAGGTGGAGAGCCTCATCAGCTCGCTCCAGGCGGACACGAAGCGCTCCCTGGATGTCACCGCCGAGGCGGGAGGCATCATGAAGGAGACCGTGGCCGCGGCCGCGGAGGCGGAGAAAGAGCTGAAGCAGGCTCTCGCCGAGATCGCCCGGGTGGACGACGTCATGCAGAACATCGCCGCGGCGGCGCAGGAGCAGGCCGCGGCGAGCGCCGAAATGGCGGAGGGCATCGACCGGGCCGCCAAGGGAACCGGAGAGATGGCCAAGAACCTGGAGTCCATCAAGGACGCGGCGGACGAGACGTCCAAGGCGGCGGAGAGTGTCGCCCGGGAGGCGTCGAGTGTCTCCGAGGGGACGGAACTCATTCGGAATCGGCTTGCCGTATTCCGCACGGGCGGGATCTCTTCCTCTTCCGCTTCCGTTCCCGCAACGTCCGGATCTCTTCGCGCGCTGCCGAAGGCGACGTAG
- a CDS encoding TAXI family TRAP transporter solute-binding subunit, with the protein MNRGRLRSGLTILGILAAVSAAIIVTTALPAVSPFGAAERHLTIATGSRGGTYFPVGEILATHFNAALGKGGFRWSARLSGGTAENLELLKKGDAAMAIAMANLTGFAATGTLHYQGNRIPNLRYVLGLWPDVTQFVCRAGAKIKTWSDLRGKRIAVGPPGSGTEFSNGVLLRTLAGLSWSDIVPVRLGYDEGAQALREGRIDAFNAEAGIPTKAVAELLETPAAVTLLEFSEDDMAKLAAEAPFYTRVVIPEGTYPGQTEPLGVAGVRSALLADESLPENVVYDMLTVIYARKEAMAKEHAAFTKVDYDNPLAGLYGAPLHPGAVRFFTEKGVHIPPELLP; encoded by the coding sequence ATGAACAGAGGAAGACTTCGTTCGGGCCTGACGATCCTGGGAATTCTGGCGGCGGTGTCCGCGGCGATCATCGTGACCACGGCGCTTCCGGCGGTCTCGCCCTTCGGAGCGGCGGAACGGCATCTGACCATCGCCACGGGCAGCAGGGGAGGAACGTATTTTCCCGTGGGAGAGATCCTCGCCACGCACTTCAACGCCGCCCTGGGCAAGGGGGGCTTCCGCTGGTCCGCCCGGCTCTCCGGGGGCACCGCGGAAAACCTGGAGCTGCTGAAGAAAGGCGACGCGGCGATGGCCATCGCCATGGCCAATCTCACCGGGTTCGCCGCCACGGGAACGCTGCACTACCAGGGGAACCGGATTCCGAACCTCCGCTACGTTCTGGGGCTGTGGCCCGACGTGACGCAGTTCGTCTGCCGCGCCGGCGCGAAAATCAAGACCTGGAGCGACCTGAGGGGAAAGAGGATCGCCGTCGGCCCGCCCGGCTCGGGAACGGAGTTCTCCAACGGCGTGCTCCTCCGGACGCTCGCGGGGCTTTCCTGGAGCGACATCGTTCCCGTCCGGCTCGGCTACGACGAGGGAGCGCAGGCGCTCCGGGAAGGTCGGATCGACGCCTTCAACGCCGAGGCGGGCATTCCCACGAAAGCCGTGGCGGAGCTTCTGGAGACCCCGGCGGCGGTGACCCTTCTCGAATTTTCCGAAGACGACATGGCAAAACTCGCCGCCGAGGCTCCCTTCTACACCCGGGTGGTCATTCCCGAAGGAACCTACCCCGGGCAGACAGAGCCCCTCGGCGTGGCGGGCGTCAGGTCCGCGCTTCTAGCGGACGAAAGCCTTCCCGAGAACGTGGTGTACGACATGCTCACGGTCATCTACGCCCGAAAAGAAGCAATGGCGAAGGAGCACGCGGCCTTCACCAAGGTGGACTACGACAACCCTCTGGCGGGGCTTTACGGGGCGCCGCTTCACCCCGGAGCAGTGCGCTTCTTCACCGAAAAGGGCGTGCACATCCCCCCGGAGCTGCTGCCCTGA
- a CDS encoding sulfite exporter TauE/SafE family protein, translating into MELELTHVAGLLALGVVAGFLNTVGGGGSLLTLPLLTFMGMDLAVANATNRIGIFLQCAASTWTFRSQGVLSLRNVLPLGIAASAGSALGAFLAIQIDKRALNLAIGVLISVMAVLLVAKPRMWEERKVVTWPKWAVWALFAAIGVYGGFIQAGVGFFLSWGLAGVAGYDLVSGNGAKSFIVFLYTAVSLVLFFAGGLVNVPVGLILSVGGMAGAVLGARFAVAKGNTWIRWILAGIICVTALKMVLDALLH; encoded by the coding sequence GTGGAACTCGAACTGACGCACGTGGCGGGACTTCTGGCCCTCGGGGTGGTGGCGGGATTTTTGAACACTGTCGGAGGCGGGGGATCGCTTCTGACGCTGCCGCTGTTGACCTTTATGGGAATGGATCTCGCCGTGGCGAACGCCACGAACCGGATCGGCATCTTTCTTCAGTGCGCCGCGAGCACCTGGACCTTCCGCAGTCAGGGCGTGCTCTCCCTGCGCAACGTTCTCCCCTTGGGCATTGCCGCTTCCGCGGGCTCCGCCTTGGGGGCGTTTCTGGCCATTCAGATTGACAAGCGGGCGCTGAACCTCGCCATCGGCGTGCTCATCTCCGTCATGGCGGTGCTCCTGGTGGCGAAGCCCCGCATGTGGGAGGAGCGGAAGGTCGTCACCTGGCCGAAGTGGGCGGTGTGGGCGCTCTTCGCCGCCATCGGCGTCTACGGCGGATTCATCCAGGCCGGAGTCGGGTTCTTCCTCTCCTGGGGGCTCGCGGGGGTCGCGGGGTACGACCTGGTGTCGGGAAACGGGGCGAAGAGCTTCATCGTCTTCCTCTATACCGCGGTGAGCCTGGTGCTCTTCTTCGCCGGAGGGCTGGTGAACGTTCCCGTGGGGCTCATTCTCTCCGTGGGCGGCATGGCCGGGGCCGTGCTGGGCGCCCGCTTCGCCGTGGCGAAGGGCAACACCTGGATCCGGTGGATCCTGGCGGGGATCATTTGCGTCACCGCCCTCAAGATGGTCCTGGACGCCCTTCTGCACTAG
- a CDS encoding ribonucleoside-triphosphate reductase, whose amino-acid sequence MTSMLEQKIIDAVRREVPNLGETFVRKKDIWELKALLAERKAFLSRKKLFFRAAFRVDEAARSVRYSERLEESGSGFGAGDDFAGVGVRTWKTSSGKEGRTGDIKETLRLFGETYSFTFRCEAVREVVKRIAEEEGFSFDYRIGGV is encoded by the coding sequence GTGACGTCCATGCTGGAGCAGAAGATCATCGACGCGGTGCGTCGGGAAGTGCCGAATCTCGGAGAGACCTTTGTGCGCAAGAAGGACATCTGGGAGCTGAAGGCGCTTCTTGCGGAGCGGAAGGCCTTTCTCTCCAGAAAAAAACTCTTTTTCCGCGCCGCTTTTCGGGTGGACGAGGCGGCCAGGAGCGTGCGCTACAGCGAACGTCTCGAGGAGTCGGGGAGCGGTTTTGGCGCAGGGGACGACTTCGCCGGGGTAGGGGTACGCACGTGGAAGACCTCCTCGGGAAAAGAGGGACGTACTGGGGATATCAAGGAAACGCTGCGTCTCTTCGGAGAGACCTATTCCTTCACCTTTCGCTGTGAGGCCGTGCGAGAGGTGGTGAAGCGCATCGCCGAGGAGGAGGGGTTCTCCTTCGACTATCGGATCGGCGGCGTGTAG
- a CDS encoding B3/4 domain-containing protein — protein sequence MRIDVEQAVFERFPGFRRAVVVAKDLDNSGEPEALVALLREQERRIREDATLEDYKNHPHIAAWMQVFRDMGLNPNRHAPSIANLIKRVRSGKDLPFVNKIVAIFNAVSLSYVGSCGGDDLGVVTGDLRLGFATGSETYVPLGQPDQSEHPVPGEVIYYDTGNGNVFCRVWCWKNGDTSKITPETRAVAINVDGMTPVTAADVLAKAEDVATLVRTHCGGTTSIHLLDPEHPGFEIA from the coding sequence ATGCGCATCGACGTGGAACAGGCGGTCTTCGAACGGTTTCCCGGCTTTCGCCGGGCCGTGGTGGTGGCGAAGGATCTGGACAATTCGGGCGAGCCCGAGGCCCTTGTGGCGCTGTTGCGGGAGCAGGAGCGCCGCATCCGGGAGGACGCGACCCTTGAGGACTACAAGAACCACCCCCACATCGCGGCGTGGATGCAGGTCTTCCGCGACATGGGGCTCAATCCGAACCGCCACGCCCCCTCCATCGCGAACCTGATCAAGCGGGTCCGCTCGGGAAAGGATCTCCCCTTCGTGAACAAGATCGTGGCGATCTTCAACGCCGTGAGCCTTTCCTACGTGGGTTCCTGCGGCGGCGACGACCTGGGCGTCGTCACGGGAGACCTGCGCCTGGGCTTCGCCACCGGGAGCGAGACCTATGTTCCCCTGGGCCAGCCGGACCAGTCGGAGCACCCCGTTCCGGGGGAGGTCATCTACTACGACACAGGCAACGGCAACGTGTTCTGCCGCGTCTGGTGCTGGAAGAACGGCGACACGAGCAAGATCACTCCCGAAACCCGGGCGGTGGCCATCAACGTGGACGGCATGACTCCCGTGACCGCCGCGGACGTGCTCGCCAAGGCGGAGGACGTGGCAACCCTGGTGCGCACCCACTGCGGCGGCACCACCTCGATCCACCTCCTCGATCCGGAACATCCGGGCTTCGAGATCGCCTGA